Proteins encoded together in one Kutzneria kofuensis window:
- a CDS encoding CGNR zinc finger domain-containing protein: protein MWPANGRYEMDVAPAGLGFVHDLLNTIPAGKPREADLLAELGDAQGWLDGALAAWAAETGRQRPEVTLTERDLDQVRALRDEIRGVVTGAEPARELSSATLRLDEDGRVVVEPRGTGARLVSSVVLIEMLTAQQADTWRRLKVCRNPRCQVAFFDRSRNNSGVWHATKVCGNVENLRAHRARAKLA from the coding sequence ATGTGGCCGGCGAACGGGCGCTACGAGATGGACGTCGCCCCGGCAGGTCTCGGGTTCGTGCACGATCTGCTGAACACGATTCCGGCGGGCAAGCCGCGCGAGGCGGATCTGCTGGCGGAGCTGGGCGACGCGCAGGGGTGGCTGGACGGGGCCCTGGCGGCGTGGGCGGCGGAGACGGGCCGGCAGCGGCCCGAGGTGACGCTGACGGAACGCGACCTCGACCAGGTCAGGGCACTGCGCGACGAGATCAGGGGCGTGGTGACCGGCGCGGAGCCGGCGCGCGAGTTGTCGTCGGCGACACTGCGGCTGGACGAGGACGGCCGGGTGGTCGTCGAGCCGCGGGGGACCGGCGCGCGGCTGGTGTCGTCGGTGGTGCTGATCGAGATGCTGACCGCGCAGCAGGCCGACACCTGGCGGCGGCTCAAGGTGTGCCGCAATCCCCGCTGCCAGGTCGCGTTCTTCGACCGGTCCCGGAACAACAGCGGCGTCTGGCACGCCACCAAGGTCTGCGGCAACGTGGAGAACCTGCGGGCCCACCGGGCACGCGCCAAGCTCGCGTGA
- a CDS encoding alpha/beta fold hydrolase: protein MLVVDLPTVRVGDVTIAYRETGTPDGPPVVLLHAMASSGGTWRRLAACLPDRRVILPDLRGHGRSSRAADYTLAGFRDDMVGLLDELGLDRVDLVGHSLGGRIASMIALDSPARVRRLVLEDTPPPPHEPGPPPTRSLAELVTWRAFDRSMVRPVITQLRTPDPYWWSRLPAVAAPTLLVHGGPTSHVRLDHLTEMTRRLPNGRLVAIAAGHRVHSRCPAQFRDLVVPFLQSRDTW, encoded by the coding sequence GTGCTCGTTGTCGACCTGCCGACCGTGCGAGTCGGGGACGTGACCATCGCCTACCGCGAGACCGGAACCCCGGACGGGCCCCCGGTGGTGCTGCTGCACGCGATGGCCAGCAGCGGCGGAACCTGGCGCCGCCTGGCGGCATGCCTACCGGACCGTCGGGTCATCCTGCCGGATCTGCGCGGCCACGGCCGGAGTTCCCGCGCGGCCGACTACACGCTGGCGGGATTTCGGGACGACATGGTCGGCCTGCTCGACGAACTGGGCCTGGATCGGGTCGACCTGGTCGGCCACTCGCTCGGCGGCCGCATCGCGTCGATGATCGCGCTGGACAGCCCGGCCCGGGTGCGGCGGCTGGTCCTGGAGGACACTCCCCCGCCACCCCACGAGCCCGGCCCGCCGCCGACCAGGTCGCTGGCCGAACTGGTCACGTGGCGCGCCTTCGACCGGTCGATGGTCCGGCCGGTGATCACGCAGTTGCGCACGCCCGACCCGTACTGGTGGTCGCGGCTGCCGGCGGTCGCGGCGCCGACACTGCTCGTCCACGGCGGCCCCACCAGCCACGTCCGACTGGACCACCTCACCGAGATGACGCGCCGGCTGCCGAACGGCCGGTTGGTCGCCATCGCGGCCGGGCATCGCGTGCACAGCAGATGCCCGGCCCAGTTCCGCGACCTCGTCGTGCCGTTCCTTCAGAGCCGCGACACCTGGTAG
- a CDS encoding N-acetylglucosamine kinase, producing the protein MYLGVDAGGTNTRAVLVDADGVVLGAGKAAGSNPVVHGVENAGRQLESALRQALGHHSAAGVTAAVIGLAGGPTAGQPLLDEVARVAAELGIVTPRLVSDVEVSFAGGSDVPDGVLVLSGTGAAAAELRDWRIVRHVDGNGWLVGDDGSGFWLGRQAVRAVLRMIDGRGRPTKLADVVCYALAVPLDVTALEAAVYSEPPLRLSTLAPLVTALYAQDQVAAEIVTEAADLLLASVAALDPLAAGYRQAVLAGGLLLAKGPLRALVTDGLRERFGLTARPAEDGARGAAKLAYLL; encoded by the coding sequence ATGTATCTCGGCGTCGACGCGGGCGGTACGAACACCAGGGCGGTGCTGGTCGACGCGGACGGCGTCGTGCTCGGCGCCGGCAAGGCCGCCGGCTCCAATCCCGTCGTGCACGGCGTGGAGAACGCCGGCCGGCAGCTGGAGTCCGCGCTCCGGCAGGCTCTCGGCCACCATTCTGCCGCCGGGGTCACCGCCGCGGTGATCGGGCTCGCCGGTGGGCCCACCGCCGGCCAGCCCCTGCTCGACGAGGTCGCCCGGGTGGCCGCCGAGCTGGGCATCGTCACGCCCCGGCTGGTCAGCGACGTCGAGGTGTCCTTCGCCGGCGGCAGCGACGTCCCCGACGGCGTGCTGGTGCTGTCCGGCACCGGCGCGGCCGCCGCCGAGTTGCGGGACTGGCGGATCGTACGCCACGTCGACGGCAACGGCTGGCTGGTCGGCGACGACGGCTCCGGCTTCTGGCTCGGCCGGCAGGCGGTGCGGGCGGTGCTGCGGATGATCGACGGCCGCGGCCGGCCGACCAAGCTCGCCGACGTCGTCTGCTACGCGCTGGCCGTCCCGCTCGACGTGACCGCGCTGGAGGCCGCCGTCTACAGCGAGCCGCCGCTGCGGCTGTCCACCCTCGCGCCGCTGGTCACGGCCTTGTACGCGCAGGACCAGGTCGCCGCCGAGATCGTCACCGAGGCCGCCGACCTGCTGCTGGCCTCGGTCGCCGCCCTCGACCCGCTCGCCGCCGGATACCGCCAGGCCGTGCTGGCCGGCGGCCTGCTCCTGGCCAAGGGCCCGCTGCGGGCCCTGGTCACCGACGGGCTGCGGGAGCGGTTCGGCCTCACCGCCCGCCCCGCCGAGGACGGCGCCCGCGGCGCCGCCAAACTAGCTTACCTTCTGTAA
- a CDS encoding serine hydrolase domain-containing protein has product MSLSSTGLTRLHDTLRRHVEDGACPGLVSVIHRRGETHVDVIGDVRRDTIFRISSMTKPITAALAMVLVEQGRLRLDEPVDELLPELADRRVLTSIDAPIDDTVPANRAITLRDLLTFRLGWGGIYAPPGTYPVQVAAAELQLGLGDGPPQPAGPPEPDEWMRRFGTLPLLSQPGERWMYHVGAEILGVLLARATGKTLGEAMREHLFEPLGMIDTGFHVPAENLGRLTVSYSDGQVFDAVDGQWSKPPAFEAGGGGLVSTADDYLAFATMLLGDGKHGRERILSRPSVRLMTTDQLTPEQHANDGFWPGFFGEHRGWGFGVQVVTKRDQLWATPGRYGWDGGLGTSWHNDPAEELTAVLMTQRAAFPLSSPLYLDFWNGVYAALDE; this is encoded by the coding sequence ATGAGCCTGTCCAGCACGGGCTTGACCCGCCTGCACGACACACTGCGCCGGCACGTCGAGGACGGCGCCTGCCCCGGCCTGGTCAGCGTGATCCACCGGCGCGGCGAGACACACGTCGACGTGATCGGGGACGTGCGGCGGGACACCATCTTCCGGATCAGCTCCATGACCAAGCCGATCACCGCCGCGCTGGCCATGGTGCTGGTCGAGCAGGGCCGGCTGCGGCTGGACGAGCCCGTCGACGAGCTGCTGCCGGAGCTGGCCGACCGCCGCGTGCTCACGTCGATCGACGCCCCGATCGACGACACCGTGCCGGCCAACCGGGCCATCACCCTGCGGGACCTGCTGACGTTCCGGCTGGGCTGGGGCGGTATCTACGCGCCGCCCGGCACCTATCCCGTGCAGGTCGCGGCGGCGGAGTTGCAGCTCGGGCTCGGCGACGGCCCGCCGCAGCCGGCCGGCCCGCCCGAGCCGGACGAGTGGATGCGCCGGTTCGGCACGCTGCCGCTGCTCAGCCAGCCGGGCGAGCGGTGGATGTACCACGTCGGCGCGGAGATCCTGGGCGTGCTGCTGGCCCGGGCCACCGGCAAGACGCTCGGCGAGGCCATGCGGGAGCACCTGTTCGAGCCGCTCGGCATGATCGACACCGGCTTCCACGTGCCGGCCGAGAACCTCGGCCGGCTCACCGTCAGCTATTCGGACGGCCAGGTCTTCGACGCCGTGGACGGCCAGTGGAGCAAGCCGCCCGCGTTCGAGGCGGGCGGCGGCGGGCTGGTCTCCACCGCCGACGACTACCTGGCCTTCGCCACCATGTTGCTGGGCGACGGAAAGCACGGCCGGGAGCGGATCCTGTCGCGGCCGTCCGTGCGGCTGATGACCACCGACCAGCTGACGCCCGAGCAGCACGCCAACGACGGCTTCTGGCCCGGCTTCTTCGGCGAGCACCGTGGTTGGGGCTTCGGCGTGCAGGTCGTGACCAAGCGGGACCAGCTGTGGGCCACGCCCGGCCGGTACGGCTGGGACGGCGGGCTCGGCACCTCGTGGCACAACGACCCGGCCGAGGAGCTGACGGCCGTGCTCATGACGCAGCGGGCGGCGTTCCCGCTGAGCTCGCCGCTGTACCTGGACTTCTGGAACGGGGTCTACGCGGCGCTGGACGAGTAG
- a CDS encoding MazG nucleotide pyrophosphohydrolase domain-containing protein: MDITTGNLRDLARVIVEHLHTNGFPAEGGANRQVLALAEECGEFVGAYRRWSGQARRGGTAEEMHAELADVVITAFATAEELGIDLDKVITEKANVVLTRGWREQASPR; this comes from the coding sequence GTGGACATCACTACCGGCAACCTGCGCGACCTGGCCCGCGTGATCGTGGAACACCTGCACACCAACGGTTTCCCGGCCGAGGGCGGTGCGAACCGGCAGGTGCTGGCGCTGGCCGAGGAGTGCGGCGAGTTCGTCGGCGCCTACCGCCGCTGGTCCGGCCAGGCCCGCCGCGGCGGCACCGCCGAGGAGATGCACGCCGAACTGGCCGACGTGGTGATCACGGCCTTCGCCACGGCCGAGGAACTCGGCATCGACCTGGACAAGGTCATCACCGAGAAGGCCAACGTGGTCCTCACCCGCGGCTGGCGCGAGCAGGCGTCGCCTCGGTGA
- a CDS encoding adenylyl cyclase, with protein MTMARRLGRALVLGIALVAALPAVATAAPAPQFHPGGAPDLGPNVTVFDPSMPVSQIQAALDAANATQVDNEMGTQRYAFLFKPGTYGTATQPLQIKVGYYTEIAGLGASPTDVVINGKIETYNRCLEGGGTSNCLALVNFWRTVANLSLNINATGQDGCRATANFWAVSQAASVRRVDVTGGGLSLMDYCTAGPQYASGGFIADSKLPSVTNGSQQQWLIRNSEIAGWSNGVWNQVFSGVVGAPAETGFPNPPYTTLDTTPASREKSYLFVDSHGKYNVRVPSVQHNSKGVTWANGLTPGRTVPLSDFFVAKPSDPVWLINAELALGKNLLLTPGVYDVAQSIHVFRPDTVVLGLGHATLTADRGAIPLDIAGVPGVIVAGVTFDAGAQKSPVLLRVGLQHGFGFSSADDPTTLSDVYFRVGGPHVGSADTALQVNSDNVIIDNTWVWRADHGVENLTDTERWNTNIGRLGAVINGDHVTATGMFVEHFQTYNTVWNGNDGTTIMYQNELPYDPPTQADWMHGSVPGYGGYRVGDNVKTHHLYGGGVYVFNQNNPTIHTANGFEVPNQPGVKLHHIMTVNLSAGTIDHVVNGVGGPADTTKVGQPVFVTDYP; from the coding sequence ATGACCATGGCCCGAAGACTCGGCCGGGCGCTCGTGCTCGGCATCGCGCTGGTGGCGGCCCTGCCCGCCGTCGCGACGGCGGCCCCCGCGCCGCAGTTCCACCCCGGCGGCGCGCCGGACCTGGGGCCGAACGTGACCGTGTTCGATCCCTCGATGCCGGTGAGCCAGATCCAGGCGGCGCTGGACGCGGCCAACGCCACGCAGGTCGACAACGAGATGGGCACGCAGCGCTACGCCTTCCTGTTCAAGCCGGGGACCTACGGCACCGCTACCCAACCGCTGCAGATCAAGGTCGGCTACTACACCGAGATCGCCGGCCTCGGCGCGTCCCCGACCGACGTCGTGATCAACGGCAAGATCGAGACGTACAACCGGTGCCTCGAGGGCGGCGGCACCAGCAACTGCCTGGCGCTGGTGAACTTCTGGCGCACCGTGGCCAATCTTTCGCTCAACATCAACGCCACCGGCCAGGACGGCTGCCGCGCCACCGCCAACTTCTGGGCGGTGTCGCAGGCGGCGTCCGTGCGGCGGGTCGACGTCACCGGCGGCGGGCTGTCGCTGATGGACTACTGCACCGCCGGCCCGCAGTACGCCAGCGGCGGCTTCATCGCCGACTCCAAGCTGCCGTCGGTGACCAACGGCTCGCAGCAGCAGTGGCTGATCCGCAACAGCGAGATCGCCGGCTGGTCCAACGGCGTGTGGAACCAGGTCTTCTCCGGTGTGGTCGGCGCGCCGGCCGAGACCGGATTCCCCAACCCGCCGTACACCACGCTCGACACCACCCCGGCCAGCCGGGAGAAGTCGTACCTCTTCGTCGACTCGCACGGCAAGTACAACGTGCGGGTGCCGTCCGTGCAGCACAACAGCAAGGGCGTCACCTGGGCCAACGGTCTGACGCCCGGGCGGACCGTCCCGCTGTCCGACTTCTTCGTCGCCAAGCCCTCCGACCCGGTGTGGCTGATCAACGCGGAACTGGCGCTGGGCAAGAACCTTCTGCTCACGCCCGGCGTGTACGACGTCGCCCAGAGCATCCACGTGTTCCGGCCCGACACCGTCGTGCTCGGGCTCGGCCACGCCACGCTCACCGCCGACCGCGGCGCGATTCCGCTGGACATCGCCGGCGTGCCCGGCGTGATCGTCGCCGGCGTGACCTTCGACGCCGGCGCCCAGAAGTCCCCGGTGCTGCTGCGGGTCGGCCTGCAGCACGGCTTCGGCTTCAGCTCCGCCGACGACCCCACGACACTGTCCGATGTGTACTTCCGGGTCGGCGGTCCGCACGTCGGCAGCGCCGACACCGCGCTGCAGGTCAACAGCGACAACGTGATCATCGACAACACCTGGGTGTGGCGGGCCGACCACGGCGTGGAGAACCTGACCGACACCGAGCGGTGGAACACCAACATCGGCCGGCTCGGGGCCGTGATCAACGGTGACCACGTCACGGCCACCGGCATGTTCGTCGAGCACTTCCAGACGTACAACACCGTCTGGAACGGCAACGACGGCACGACGATCATGTACCAGAACGAGCTCCCGTACGACCCGCCCACGCAGGCCGACTGGATGCACGGCAGCGTGCCGGGCTACGGCGGCTACAGGGTTGGCGACAACGTGAAGACCCACCACCTCTACGGCGGCGGTGTCTACGTGTTCAACCAGAACAACCCGACCATCCACACCGCCAACGGCTTCGAGGTCCCGAACCAGCCGGGGGTGAAGCTGCACCACATCATGACCGTCAACCTCAGCGCCGGCACCATCGACCACGTCGTCAACGGCGTCGGCGGCCCCGCCGACACCACCAAGGTCGGCCAGCCGGTCTTCGTGACCGACTACCCGTGA
- a CDS encoding ABC transporter ATP-binding protein — translation MDSWMFMRGAMARADAPSQVRRGTLRRVLEFARPHWGKLAVFLGLTVVDAFLAVSTPVLAGRVVDSIINRAALGVVVGLAVLIALVAVVSAGTSLVERWQSSRIGEGLIYDLRRAVFEHVQRMPVAFFTRTRTGALVSRLNNDVIGAQRAFTSSLSGLVTNVIQLALSLGVMLSLSWQVTLLALVLLPAFLLPARRMGTRMAGLEREAAGLNAAMTNQMTERFSAPGATLVKLFGRPAAEAAEFGDKAERVRDIGIRTAMAARWFLTGMSLLPTMAQALVYGVGGYLALSGQLAAGTVVSLALLLTRLYTPLTALANARVDIMTALVSFERVFEVLDVRPMIVESSRPTPLPEGPVSVEFDDVRFAYPSADQVSLASLESVANLDTRGGQEVLHGISFRAEAGQLVALVGSSGAGKSTMASLVPRLYDVTSGAVRLSDVDVRELSFDDVRGAVGVVTQDGHLFHDTIEANLRYARPDASSEELWDAIERARLGDLIRSLPDGLETVVGERGYRLSGGERQRLTIARLLLARPRVVILDEATAHLDSESEVAVQAALTEALQGRTALVIAHRLSTIRAADQILVIEDGQVVERGTHAELMAADGRYAELHNTQFREQPSVA, via the coding sequence ATGGATTCCTGGATGTTCATGCGCGGCGCGATGGCTCGGGCGGACGCCCCGAGCCAGGTGCGCCGCGGCACCCTGCGGCGGGTGCTGGAGTTCGCCCGTCCGCACTGGGGCAAGTTGGCGGTGTTCCTCGGGCTGACGGTGGTGGACGCCTTCCTCGCGGTCAGCACGCCGGTGCTGGCCGGCCGGGTGGTGGACTCGATCATCAACCGGGCCGCGCTGGGCGTGGTGGTCGGGCTGGCGGTGCTGATCGCGCTGGTCGCGGTGGTCAGCGCCGGCACCAGCCTGGTGGAGCGCTGGCAGTCGTCGCGGATCGGCGAGGGCCTGATCTACGACCTGCGCCGCGCGGTGTTCGAGCACGTGCAGCGGATGCCGGTCGCGTTCTTCACCCGCACGAGGACCGGCGCCCTGGTCAGCCGGCTCAACAACGACGTGATCGGCGCGCAGCGGGCGTTCACGTCCTCGCTGTCGGGCCTGGTCACGAACGTGATCCAGCTGGCGCTCTCGCTCGGCGTGATGCTGTCGCTGTCGTGGCAGGTCACGCTGCTGGCGCTGGTGCTGCTGCCGGCGTTCCTGCTGCCGGCGCGGCGGATGGGCACCCGGATGGCCGGGCTGGAGCGGGAGGCCGCGGGGCTGAACGCGGCGATGACCAACCAGATGACCGAGCGCTTCTCCGCGCCCGGGGCGACGCTGGTCAAGCTGTTCGGGCGGCCGGCGGCGGAGGCGGCGGAGTTCGGCGACAAGGCGGAGCGGGTGCGGGACATCGGCATCCGGACCGCGATGGCGGCGCGGTGGTTCCTCACCGGCATGTCGCTGCTGCCGACGATGGCGCAGGCCCTGGTGTACGGCGTCGGCGGCTACCTGGCGCTGAGCGGTCAGCTCGCCGCCGGCACGGTCGTGTCGCTGGCGCTGCTGCTGACCCGGCTCTACACGCCGCTGACCGCGCTGGCCAACGCGCGCGTCGACATCATGACCGCCCTGGTGTCGTTCGAGCGGGTCTTCGAGGTGCTGGACGTGCGGCCGATGATCGTGGAGTCGTCGCGCCCGACGCCGCTGCCGGAGGGGCCGGTCTCGGTCGAGTTCGACGACGTCAGGTTCGCCTACCCGTCGGCGGACCAGGTGTCGCTGGCGTCGCTGGAGTCGGTGGCCAACCTGGACACCCGCGGCGGGCAGGAAGTGCTGCACGGCATCAGCTTCCGCGCCGAGGCCGGCCAGCTGGTGGCGCTCGTGGGCTCCTCCGGCGCCGGCAAGTCGACCATGGCGTCGCTGGTCCCGCGGCTCTACGACGTGACCTCCGGCGCGGTGCGGCTGTCCGATGTGGACGTTCGGGAGCTGTCGTTCGACGACGTGCGCGGCGCGGTCGGCGTCGTGACGCAGGACGGGCACCTGTTCCACGACACCATCGAGGCCAACCTGCGGTACGCGCGGCCGGACGCCAGCAGCGAGGAGCTGTGGGACGCCATCGAGCGGGCCCGGCTCGGCGACCTGATCCGGAGCCTGCCCGACGGCCTGGAGACCGTGGTCGGCGAGCGCGGCTATCGCCTCTCCGGCGGCGAGCGGCAGCGGCTGACCATCGCCCGGCTGCTGCTGGCCCGGCCCCGCGTGGTGATCCTCGACGAGGCGACCGCGCACCTGGACTCCGAGTCGGAGGTCGCGGTGCAGGCCGCCCTGACCGAGGCGCTGCAGGGCCGGACCGCGCTGGTGATCGCGCACCGGCTGTCCACCATCCGCGCCGCCGACCAGATCCTCGTCATCGAGGACGGCCAGGTGGTGGAGCGGGGCACGCACGCCGAGCTGATGGCCGCCGACGGCCGTTACGCGGAGTTGCACAACACGCAGTTCCGCGAGCAGCCCTCGGTCGCCTAG
- a CDS encoding alpha/beta fold hydrolase, producing the protein MIVNVNGVEIDADTFGEPGRPAVLLLSGSGSSKDFWQPEFCERLAEAAGFVIRYDMRDTGQSTTYPVGEPDYTLLDLADDAVALLDHFGVRRAHLVGISMGGAIAQLIGITHADRVASLTLLATSPGTDDLPGPTEALRAHFAAEQPADPIERAVAAWRAYAARSVPFDEAGTRELIAREHARAKNIEAATNAHATKRIDRWADRLGEITAPTLVLHGDEDPLFPIEHGKALADAIPGAELRTLSQVGHEMPPRAWDEVIAAIAEMATTDWDLRADRLAAQAIANGQPTSWFDRLYGEGTRGEIEMPWNRQHPHPMLVEYLEGRSGEGRRGLVVGCGLGADAAFLAGKGFATTGFDVSETAIEVARERHAGIDFRVADLFDLPKEWLRAFDFIVEIFTVQALPESVRAEAGAAVGSLLAPGGTLFVVQMSREEGTIADGPPWLLTRSQMDGFAVDGVSAVSVEERDGRWIGEFTR; encoded by the coding sequence ATGATCGTGAACGTCAACGGCGTCGAGATCGACGCCGACACCTTTGGCGAGCCGGGCCGGCCGGCGGTGCTGCTGTTGTCCGGTTCCGGCAGCTCGAAGGACTTCTGGCAGCCGGAGTTCTGCGAGCGGCTGGCCGAGGCCGCTGGCTTCGTCATCCGCTACGACATGCGGGACACCGGCCAGTCGACGACCTACCCGGTGGGTGAGCCGGACTACACGCTGCTCGACCTGGCCGACGACGCCGTCGCGCTGCTGGATCACTTCGGGGTGCGGCGGGCGCACCTGGTCGGCATCTCGATGGGCGGCGCGATCGCCCAGCTGATCGGCATCACCCACGCCGACCGGGTCGCCTCGTTGACGCTGCTGGCCACGAGCCCCGGCACGGACGACCTGCCGGGCCCGACGGAGGCCCTGCGGGCGCACTTCGCGGCGGAGCAGCCGGCCGATCCGATCGAGCGAGCGGTGGCGGCGTGGCGGGCCTACGCCGCGCGGTCCGTGCCGTTCGACGAAGCCGGCACGCGCGAGCTCATCGCCCGGGAACACGCCCGTGCCAAGAACATCGAGGCCGCCACCAACGCCCACGCGACCAAGCGCATCGACCGGTGGGCCGACCGGCTGGGTGAGATCACCGCGCCGACGCTCGTCCTGCACGGCGACGAGGACCCGCTGTTCCCGATCGAGCACGGCAAAGCGCTCGCCGACGCGATCCCCGGCGCGGAACTCCGGACGCTGTCGCAGGTCGGGCACGAGATGCCGCCCCGGGCCTGGGACGAGGTGATCGCGGCCATCGCCGAGATGGCCACGACGGACTGGGACCTCCGCGCCGATCGCCTTGCCGCGCAAGCAATTGCCAACGGTCAGCCCACCTCCTGGTTCGATCGTCTCTACGGCGAGGGCACGCGCGGCGAGATCGAGATGCCGTGGAACCGGCAGCATCCGCACCCGATGCTCGTCGAGTACCTGGAGGGCCGCTCCGGCGAGGGCAGGCGCGGCCTGGTCGTCGGCTGCGGTCTCGGCGCGGACGCCGCGTTCCTGGCCGGCAAGGGCTTCGCCACCACCGGTTTCGACGTCTCCGAGACGGCCATCGAGGTGGCCCGCGAGCGGCACGCCGGCATCGACTTCCGCGTGGCCGACCTGTTCGACCTGCCGAAGGAATGGTTGCGGGCCTTCGACTTCATCGTCGAGATCTTCACCGTGCAGGCTCTGCCCGAGTCGGTCCGGGCCGAGGCCGGCGCCGCCGTCGGCAGCCTGCTCGCGCCCGGCGGCACGCTGTTCGTGGTCCAGATGTCACGCGAGGAGGGCACGATCGCGGACGGGCCGCCATGGCTGCTGACCCGAAGCCAGATGGACGGCTTCGCGGTCGACGGCGTCTCCGCCGTCTCCGTCGAGGAGCGGGACGGACGCTGGATCGGCGAGTTCACCCGATGA
- a CDS encoding glyoxalase superfamily protein: MELKLELVLLPVTDVDRAKAFYADKCGFHVHVDHRAGENFRVVQMDPPGSACSIAFGVGITDAAPGSIKGLHLVVTDIVAVRDELAAKGLEVSEVRHMKDGWQPGVDPDHTDYNSFADFADPDGNTWVLQEKGYQA, from the coding sequence GTGGAGCTGAAGCTGGAGCTGGTGTTGCTGCCGGTCACCGACGTGGACCGGGCGAAGGCGTTCTATGCCGACAAGTGCGGCTTCCACGTGCACGTGGACCACCGGGCGGGCGAGAACTTCCGGGTGGTGCAGATGGATCCGCCCGGCTCGGCCTGCTCGATCGCGTTCGGTGTCGGCATCACCGACGCGGCGCCGGGGTCGATCAAGGGTCTGCACCTGGTCGTGACCGACATCGTGGCGGTCCGGGACGAGCTGGCGGCCAAGGGGCTGGAGGTCAGCGAAGTCCGGCACATGAAGGACGGGTGGCAGCCGGGCGTGGACCCCGACCACACCGACTACAACTCCTTCGCGGACTTCGCCGACCCCGACGGCAACACCTGGGTGCTGCAGGAGAAGGGCTACCAGGCGTAG
- a CDS encoding SDR family NAD(P)-dependent oxidoreductase codes for MTTAQKVAIVTGASQGIGAALVTAYRKLGYRVVAVSRSIGESDDPEVFAIQADLSRPGSGGEVVEQALARFGRIDTLVNNAGIFVAKPFTEYTDEDYDAVTGINLRGFFDVSRGAVAAMVEQGGGHVVTVSTTLVDHALAQVPSALASLTKGGLNAVTKALAIEYAARDIRVNAVSLGIIRTPMHAPETHEFLAGLHPIGRLGEIDEVVDAILYLENNRFVTGEILHVDGGQSAGH; via the coding sequence ATGACCACAGCACAGAAGGTCGCGATTGTCACCGGCGCGTCCCAGGGTATCGGAGCTGCTCTGGTCACGGCCTATCGGAAGCTCGGCTACCGGGTCGTCGCCGTTTCCCGGAGCATCGGGGAATCCGACGACCCCGAGGTGTTCGCGATCCAGGCCGACCTCTCCCGGCCGGGTTCTGGCGGCGAGGTCGTCGAGCAGGCGCTGGCCCGGTTCGGTCGGATCGACACGCTGGTGAACAACGCCGGCATATTCGTGGCCAAGCCGTTCACCGAGTACACCGACGAGGACTACGACGCGGTCACCGGCATCAACCTGCGCGGATTCTTCGACGTTTCCCGCGGGGCGGTGGCGGCGATGGTGGAGCAGGGCGGCGGACACGTGGTGACGGTGTCGACCACGCTGGTCGACCATGCCCTCGCGCAGGTTCCCTCGGCGCTGGCGTCGCTGACCAAGGGCGGCCTGAACGCCGTGACGAAGGCCCTGGCCATCGAGTACGCGGCGCGCGACATCCGGGTCAACGCCGTCTCGCTGGGCATCATCCGCACGCCGATGCACGCGCCGGAAACGCACGAGTTCCTCGCCGGTCTGCACCCGATCGGTAGGCTGGGCGAGATCGACGAGGTGGTCGACGCCATTCTGTACCTGGAGAACAACCGGTTCGTCACCGGCGAGATCCTGCACGTCGACGGCGGCCAGAGCGCGGGGCACTGA